In Tiliqua scincoides isolate rTilSci1 chromosome 1, rTilSci1.hap2, whole genome shotgun sequence, the following are encoded in one genomic region:
- the KCNG3 gene encoding potassium voltage-gated channel subfamily G member 3 isoform X2: protein MSFGRGRPSVVVLNVGGTRYSLAREGLKDFPLRRVSRLHGCVSERDVLEVCDDYDRERNEYFFDRHAEAFGFIMLYVRHGHLRFVPRMCELSFYNEMVYWGLECSHLDYCCQRRLDDRMSDTYTCYSAEECAAPGGGTAQEGSSPTAPPPGGDKKWLERMRRTFEEPTSSLAAQILAMVSIVFVIISMVVLCASTMPEWRAAQNQSMEEQSRIIEAICIGWFTAECIVRFIVSKNKCEFVKRPLNIIDLLAITPYYISVLVTVFTGENSQLQRAGVTLRVLRMMRIFWVIKLARHFIGLQTLGLTLKRCYREMVMLLIFVCVAMAIFSALSQLLEHGLKLGKPNEGYASIPAACWWVIISMTTVGYGDVCPVTIPGRILGGICVVSGIVLLALPITFIYHSFVQCYHELKFRSARYSRSLSAEFLN from the exons ATGAGCTTTGGCCGGGGGCGCCCGTCGGTGGTGGTGCTGAACGTGGGGGGCACCCGCTACTCGCTGGCGCGGGAGGGGCTGAAGGACTTCCCGCTGCGCAGGGTGAGCCGCCTGCACGGCTGCGTGTCGGAGCGGGACGTGCTGGAGGTGTGCGACGACTACGACCGCGAGCGCAACGAGTACTTCTTCGACCGGCACGCCGAGGCCTTCGGCTTCATCATGCTCTACGTGCGCCACGGGCACCTGCGCTTCGTGCCCCGCATGTGCGAGCTCTCCTTCTACAACGAGATGGTCTACTGGGGCCTGGAGTGCTCGCACCTCGACTACTGCTGCCAGCGCCGCCTCGACGACCGCATGTCCGACACCTACACCTGCTACTCGGCCGAGGAGTGC GCGGCCCCCGGGGGAGGCACCGCCCAGGAGGGCAGCAGCCCCACGGCGCCCCCGCCTGGGGGGGACAAGAAGTGGCTGGAGCGGATGCGCAGGACCTTTGAGGAGCCCACCTCTTCCCTGGCCGCCCAGATCCTGGCCATGGTCTCCATCGTCTTCGTCATAATCTCCATGGTGGTGCTGTGCGCCAGCACCATGCCCGAGTGGCGGGCCGCGCAGAACCAGAGCATGGAGGAGCAGAGCAG gatAATTGAAGCTATCTGCATAGGCTGGTTCACTGCAGAGTGCATTGTGAGGTTCATCGTCTCCAAAAACAAGTGTGAATTTGTCAAGAGGCCCCTGAACATCATTGACTTGCTGGCAATAACTCCTTACTACATCTCTGTGTTGGTGACGGTGTTCACAGGGGAGAACTCTCAACTCCAGAGGGCTGGAGTCACCTTGAGGGTCCTGAGGATGATGAGGATTTTTTGGGTGATTAAACTTGCCCGTCACTTCATTGGTCTTCAGACACTTGGCCTGACTTTAAAGCGCTGCTATCGGGAGATGGTGATGCTGCTCATCTTCGTCTGTGTTGCTATGGCAATTTTCAGTGCACTCTCCCAGCTCCTTGAACACGGGCTGAAACTGGGAAAGCCAAATGAGGGCTATGCCAGCATCCCGGCTGCTTGCTGGTGGGTGATCATCTCTATGACCACTGTTGGCTACGGCGATGTATGTCCCGTCACAATACCTGGAAGGATTCTTGGCGGGATTTGCGTAGTCAGTGGGATTGTGTTGCTGGCCCTGCCTATTACTTTCATCTATCACAGCTTTGTGCAGTGTTACCATGAGCTCAAGTTCCGGTCTGCTAGGTACAGCAGGAGCCTCTCCGCTGAATTCTTAAATTAA
- the KCNG3 gene encoding potassium voltage-gated channel subfamily G member 3 isoform X1, with the protein MSFGRGRPSVVVLNVGGTRYSLAREGLKDFPLRRVSRLHGCVSERDVLEVCDDYDRERNEYFFDRHAEAFGFIMLYVRHGHLRFVPRMCELSFYNEMVYWGLECSHLDYCCQRRLDDRMSDTYTCYSAEECAAPGGGTAQEGSSPTAPPPGGDKKWLERMRRTFEEPTSSLAAQILAMVSIVFVIISMVVLCASTMPEWRAAQNQSMEEQSRYTAESMREPSGIIEAICIGWFTAECIVRFIVSKNKCEFVKRPLNIIDLLAITPYYISVLVTVFTGENSQLQRAGVTLRVLRMMRIFWVIKLARHFIGLQTLGLTLKRCYREMVMLLIFVCVAMAIFSALSQLLEHGLKLGKPNEGYASIPAACWWVIISMTTVGYGDVCPVTIPGRILGGICVVSGIVLLALPITFIYHSFVQCYHELKFRSARYSRSLSAEFLN; encoded by the exons ATGAGCTTTGGCCGGGGGCGCCCGTCGGTGGTGGTGCTGAACGTGGGGGGCACCCGCTACTCGCTGGCGCGGGAGGGGCTGAAGGACTTCCCGCTGCGCAGGGTGAGCCGCCTGCACGGCTGCGTGTCGGAGCGGGACGTGCTGGAGGTGTGCGACGACTACGACCGCGAGCGCAACGAGTACTTCTTCGACCGGCACGCCGAGGCCTTCGGCTTCATCATGCTCTACGTGCGCCACGGGCACCTGCGCTTCGTGCCCCGCATGTGCGAGCTCTCCTTCTACAACGAGATGGTCTACTGGGGCCTGGAGTGCTCGCACCTCGACTACTGCTGCCAGCGCCGCCTCGACGACCGCATGTCCGACACCTACACCTGCTACTCGGCCGAGGAGTGC GCGGCCCCCGGGGGAGGCACCGCCCAGGAGGGCAGCAGCCCCACGGCGCCCCCGCCTGGGGGGGACAAGAAGTGGCTGGAGCGGATGCGCAGGACCTTTGAGGAGCCCACCTCTTCCCTGGCCGCCCAGATCCTGGCCATGGTCTCCATCGTCTTCGTCATAATCTCCATGGTGGTGCTGTGCGCCAGCACCATGCCCGAGTGGCGGGCCGCGCAGAACCAGAGCATGGAGGAGCAGAGCAGGTACACAGCAGAGTCAATGAGGGAGCCTTCAGG gatAATTGAAGCTATCTGCATAGGCTGGTTCACTGCAGAGTGCATTGTGAGGTTCATCGTCTCCAAAAACAAGTGTGAATTTGTCAAGAGGCCCCTGAACATCATTGACTTGCTGGCAATAACTCCTTACTACATCTCTGTGTTGGTGACGGTGTTCACAGGGGAGAACTCTCAACTCCAGAGGGCTGGAGTCACCTTGAGGGTCCTGAGGATGATGAGGATTTTTTGGGTGATTAAACTTGCCCGTCACTTCATTGGTCTTCAGACACTTGGCCTGACTTTAAAGCGCTGCTATCGGGAGATGGTGATGCTGCTCATCTTCGTCTGTGTTGCTATGGCAATTTTCAGTGCACTCTCCCAGCTCCTTGAACACGGGCTGAAACTGGGAAAGCCAAATGAGGGCTATGCCAGCATCCCGGCTGCTTGCTGGTGGGTGATCATCTCTATGACCACTGTTGGCTACGGCGATGTATGTCCCGTCACAATACCTGGAAGGATTCTTGGCGGGATTTGCGTAGTCAGTGGGATTGTGTTGCTGGCCCTGCCTATTACTTTCATCTATCACAGCTTTGTGCAGTGTTACCATGAGCTCAAGTTCCGGTCTGCTAGGTACAGCAGGAGCCTCTCCGCTGAATTCTTAAATTAA